A region of Modestobacter marinus DNA encodes the following proteins:
- a CDS encoding class I SAM-dependent methyltransferase: MTATISDTELKARHRAMWATGDYPRMVDTFLTPLGHRLVDACRVTDRDRVLDVAAGTGNAALPAAARGARVTASDLTPELLDDGRRRAEAAGLQLEWTEADAEHLPFDDASFDVVMSTIGVMFAPHHQESADELVRVCRPGGRIGLLCWTPEGMLGGLFATMKPFMPPPPPGAQPPPLWGSEEHLRGLFGGRVEWTTLDRDTLEVAAFPEAHGYARHFTRFYGPTIAARANAVRNGAEQEFDAALDAFCEQWDLGTPGAARYEMQYLLAVGTRR, from the coding sequence ATGACCGCCACCATCAGCGACACCGAGCTCAAGGCACGCCACCGCGCCATGTGGGCCACCGGGGACTACCCCCGGATGGTCGACACCTTCCTGACCCCGCTCGGCCACCGGCTGGTCGACGCCTGCCGGGTGACCGACCGGGACCGGGTGCTCGACGTCGCCGCCGGCACCGGGAACGCGGCGCTGCCGGCGGCCGCGCGCGGGGCCCGGGTCACCGCCAGCGACCTCACGCCCGAGCTGCTCGACGACGGCCGCCGGCGGGCCGAGGCCGCCGGGCTGCAGCTGGAGTGGACCGAGGCCGACGCCGAGCACCTGCCCTTCGACGACGCCTCCTTCGACGTCGTGATGTCCACGATCGGGGTCATGTTCGCCCCGCACCACCAGGAGTCGGCCGACGAGCTGGTGCGGGTCTGCCGGCCCGGCGGCCGGATCGGCCTGCTCTGCTGGACGCCGGAGGGGATGCTCGGCGGGCTCTTCGCCACCATGAAGCCGTTCATGCCGCCCCCGCCGCCCGGCGCGCAGCCACCGCCGCTGTGGGGGAGCGAGGAGCACCTGCGGGGGCTGTTCGGCGGCCGGGTCGAGTGGACGACGCTGGACCGGGACACGCTGGAGGTCGCCGCCTTCCCGGAGGCGCACGGGTACGCCCGGCACTTCACCCGGTTCTACGGTCCGACGATCGCGGCGCGGGCCAACGCGGTCAGGAACGGCGCGGAGCAGGAGTTCGACGCCGCGCTGGACGCCTTCTGCGAGCAGTGGGACCTGGGCACCCCGGGTGCGGCCCGCTACGAGATGCAGTACCTGCTCGCCGTCGGCACCCGGCGCTGA
- a CDS encoding helix-turn-helix domain-containing protein — protein MQGPGGAALTGAGRQALERADWASARSAFAAALTAGGSADARDGLAQALWFLGRVPEAIAVREQAFEEHLRAGRCAEAARSAVWVAHQHLLSGRGSAARGWLARSERSMAGQPLCAGHGWVAVEAARQAATVAEQATAAAHALEVARVTGDGDLEVLAISLLGRAEVRAGRWRPGMRLLEEAMAAATAGRVADLHTLGEAYCNLVLGCSCAGEWTQAAEWCAHVESFARGAAIAPLFGACRTVHADLLIAGGRWSDAETALQEALAVPAGQLLEVSAPTVASLAELRVHQGRLREAAQLLAGREEHPAALRPLALLRLAGGHPRPAAVLLERGLRAAPDDAVVAGGLLSPLVHARLALGDVPGARTAADELATLGAATGIRLLAARAALAAAGIELAAGQAPAAAGPARRALRDFTGLVMPFDAALARLALARAVARDDPGAAVDEAGAALAALQGLGAAPAVAVATALLRELRAPVRRSARGAGALSAREEEVLALVARGLSNAAIGRALVISEKTAGHHVSHILTKLGAHNRAEAAAEAVRRGVPAG, from the coding sequence GTGCAGGGGCCCGGCGGGGCTGCGCTGACGGGGGCAGGCAGGCAGGCGCTGGAGCGGGCGGACTGGGCGTCCGCCCGCTCCGCCTTCGCCGCTGCCCTCACCGCAGGTGGGTCGGCCGACGCCCGCGACGGGCTGGCCCAGGCCCTGTGGTTCCTCGGCCGGGTCCCCGAGGCGATCGCCGTGCGCGAGCAGGCGTTCGAGGAGCACCTGCGCGCCGGCCGCTGCGCGGAGGCCGCCCGGAGTGCGGTGTGGGTCGCCCACCAGCACCTGCTCAGCGGCCGCGGCTCTGCGGCGCGCGGCTGGCTGGCCCGGTCCGAGCGGTCGATGGCCGGCCAGCCGCTGTGCGCCGGGCACGGCTGGGTGGCCGTCGAGGCCGCCCGCCAGGCGGCGACGGTAGCCGAGCAGGCCACGGCTGCGGCACACGCCCTGGAGGTCGCCCGGGTGACCGGGGACGGCGACCTGGAGGTGCTCGCGATCAGCCTCCTGGGACGCGCCGAGGTGCGGGCCGGGCGGTGGCGACCCGGGATGCGACTGCTGGAGGAGGCCATGGCGGCGGCGACGGCCGGCCGGGTGGCCGACCTGCACACGCTGGGCGAGGCCTACTGCAACCTGGTGCTCGGCTGCTCCTGCGCCGGGGAGTGGACGCAGGCCGCGGAGTGGTGCGCGCACGTGGAGTCCTTCGCCCGCGGCGCCGCGATCGCGCCGCTGTTCGGCGCCTGTCGCACGGTGCACGCCGACCTGCTGATCGCCGGCGGCCGGTGGTCGGACGCGGAGACGGCCCTGCAGGAGGCGCTGGCCGTGCCCGCCGGGCAGCTGCTGGAGGTGAGCGCCCCGACGGTCGCCTCGCTGGCCGAGCTGCGGGTCCACCAGGGGCGGCTGCGCGAGGCCGCGCAGCTGCTGGCGGGCCGGGAGGAGCACCCGGCGGCGCTGCGCCCGCTGGCGCTGCTGCGGCTGGCCGGCGGGCACCCCCGGCCGGCGGCCGTCCTGCTCGAGCGCGGCCTGCGGGCGGCGCCGGACGACGCGGTCGTGGCCGGCGGCCTGCTCTCCCCGCTGGTGCACGCCCGGCTCGCCCTCGGCGACGTGCCCGGCGCCCGGACGGCGGCCGACGAGCTCGCGACCCTCGGCGCGGCGACCGGCATCCGGCTGCTGGCCGCCCGTGCCGCGCTCGCCGCAGCCGGGATCGAGCTCGCCGCCGGGCAGGCTCCCGCGGCGGCTGGGCCGGCCCGCCGCGCACTCCGCGACTTCACCGGGCTGGTCATGCCCTTCGACGCCGCGCTCGCGCGGCTGGCACTGGCCCGGGCGGTGGCCCGCGACGATCCCGGCGCCGCGGTGGACGAGGCCGGTGCCGCGCTGGCCGCCCTCCAGGGGCTGGGCGCCGCGCCGGCGGTCGCCGTGGCCACGGCCCTGCTCCGCGAGTTGCGTGCGCCGGTGCGGCGCTCGGCGCGGGGCGCGGGGGCGCTGTCCGCCCGGGAGGAGGAGGTGCTGGCGCTGGTCGCCCGGGGCCTGTCGAACGCCGCCATCGGCCGGGCCCTGGTCATCAGCGAGAAGACCGCCGGGCACCACGTCAGCCACATCCTGACCAAGCTGGGGGCGCACAACCGGGCCGAGGCGGCCGCCGAGGCCGTCCGTCGCGGGGTCCCGGCCGGGTGA